tatatatatatatttttttgcTTCAGATGTGCCCCCTTATCTCACTATCACTATTACTATATAGTAATTCATCTCATTAATATACTATGTATGAATGactatttgattataatatatatatatatatatatatatatgtatacatGTAAAGACTTTTCTTAATTACatgaattcttttattttctactcttttttaatatgtatttttttttttttttttcacttttgaatttagatTTCGATTAGGATTAGGATAGCgaattctatatttgaagttaataatatatatatatatatatattctacgAGTCTACTTTCTTGATTGTGAATGGTTTCTCTGATTGTTTGGTTATTTAGTTATTTAGTCACCTAGTCACCTAGTCACCTAGTTacttatagaaatatatattataatatactgACCTACCTCTCTAAGTTCAtccccaaatccatccatcaactcCTCAActccttcctccctccctccccccctctctaTCCCTCTATCCCTCtatccctctctccctccctctatCCCTCCGTCCCCCATCCACCCCCCAAccaatacaaatacaaacacgaaaaccaaaaaccaaaaaccaaaaatcaaacaataaataagtaatgggggcaagcccccaaaccccccatgctcgctacgctcgaaGTTTAGGATAGGGTATTGTATATGTGTATTAGGAGGAACTGACCAATCGTCTAACTGACTATATGagtgactgactgactgactagCTGACTATATGGCATATGGCATGTactctttcccttctctttcccctctctcctcttatAAGTCAGAAGTCACAAGTCACAAGTCACAAGAGAAGacataatcatcatcatagtGATATTGAATCCTATTGATACCTAGCTACCCACATACCCAAGCCCAAGCTCAAGCAGAGCAAATGTCATCTTTCACctacaaaacaaaaagcatacatatataaatacattaTATGCTTGTATCCATAGCCGTAGGTacaatgaaaaaaaaaaagtatcctcctacaaaacaaaaatgttCTTTTTTGAGATCCCCTACACCACACCtaagaaaagagacgaatCAAAAACTCCAAACCATGCAAACGCCCAAGATGCATTGATCAGTCAAATTCTCTTGATTATCTTCTATTTTGGAAACGATTGCCTGTTAATTTTTGCATCTTGGATCGTGGTGGTCCTTGTTCAGCATCATCActttcatcctcttctccttgctcgtcaatatcatcatgatcaacttcatcctcatctccagAATCCGCATCAGTTTCCTCAGCCTCATCATCTATTAAATCATCCTCActatcttcttcctcttcatcagaTTCCGCCACCAAACCATTAAgcatttcctcttcaatttcagaatCCGAAATATCTTCGAGATCTCCATTCTTGGCAAGTCTTTGTGGTAATCCATTCACAATAACTTCCTCCTCGTCATCACTTTGACCTTCAACGTAGATGACACCCTCATCATTATCCTCACTATCCAATCCTGATCGGTTTTGCATGCCTCGTCGTAATTCGATTTGTGCGTCCAACATATCCAATTTTCCCTTTAAAGATAAAAGATGTTGTAAGGCTTTTGATCTCTCATCGAGAACTCTGTTTACTTCGGACAACTTCTTGATGAGGCCTCTTTGAGTTGCCAAGTAGCCACCATGTGTAACCATTGACCATTGAACCCAAACCATCAGACTACCAGCTCTACCAGGTCTTCTGTGTAATCTTTCTGCCAACTTTTGTAACAAGATTGCGGCGAGAGGAGAATCGAGTCTTTGAATTGTAGCTCTAATCGTACCAAGATCCGTAGTATGTAAGCAGGATTCCAATAAGGCGACATCGTTTGTCTTGAGTGCTTGAGTAAGAACTGTTCCGAGGGATGCGCCAGATGGAGCctgaattgaattttgaggGTACGAGAGGGTTTGAGATTTAGAATCTTCGAAAGCGGCGGCAACATCGATAGGTTCTGAGGCGTTTGCTCGAACGAGATCTCCGAATGTTggttctccatcttcctcggCAGCTTCAGCTCCTTCATCTCCCATTGTCACATCTGCGTTGACATTGCCATCTTCCACATCACTTCCATcctcctcaacttcttccaTGTCATCGTCACTTTGTTCTTCCTCGTCGCTGGATATTTCGACCACTTCGCTCTTCTTCGCTCCATTTGTCTTGACTTTGCTTGCGGTTCCTCCACCCGACACCACAGTTTTCGATTCATCCAAGTGAGCAGTTCCCAATGATTTCGCACCTTGCTTAACCATGGGTTGACCAAGCTTGGTCGGGAGCTTTCTCTTGGTTgacattttgattgattgttggttgtGCGAC
The nucleotide sequence above comes from Botrytis cinerea B05.10 chromosome 14, complete sequence. Encoded proteins:
- the Bcutp5 gene encoding Bcutp5, whose translation is MSTKRKLPTKLGQPMVKQGAKSLGTAHLDESKTVVSGGGTASKVKTNGAKKSEVVEISSDEEEQSDDDMEEVEEDGSDVEDGNVNADVTMGDEGAEAAEEDGEPTFGDLVRANASEPIDVAAAFEDSKSQTLSYPQNSIQAPSGASLGTVLTQALKTNDVALLESCLHTTDLGTIRATIQRLDSPLAAILLQKLAERLHRRPGRAGSLMVWVQWSMVTHGGYLATQRGLIKKLSEVNRVLDERSKALQHLLSLKGKLDMLDAQIELRRGMQNRSGLDSEDNDEGVIYVEGQSDDEEEVIVNGLPQRLAKNGDLEDISDSEIEEEMLNGLVAESDEEEEDSEDDLIDDEAEETDADSGDEDEVDHDDIDEQGEEDESDDAEQGPPRSKMQKLTGNRFQNRR